The genomic interval AGCTTGAGTTTCAATGGGCTACTACCTCTAACGCCCTCAGCTACCTGGCGCTATTATCTAGGTATGGCGCTTGGCTTTTCGTGGGTTTCAATGGGCTACTACCTCTAACGCCCTCAGCTACACCTTTCCATGCCACAGCTGCAGCTGTGGTTTTTGAGGTTTCAATGGGCTACTACCTCTAACGCCCTCAGCTACCGATTCCGCAAACTGTCACCAGCGTAGGAGAAAGAAATACGAGGTTTCAATGGGCTACTACCTCTAACGCCCTCAGCTACAAAAACAAACCACAAAAAACCATGGAGAAGACATGAAAGGTTTCAATGGGCTACTACCTCTAACGCCCTCAGCTACCCTGAGATGTACTATGTTTACCAAGTGTGTTGTCGGGTTTCAATGGGCTACTACCTCTAACGCCCTCAGCTACTTGGGGTAGAGACCGCTCGGAGGTTCGCGACATCGTCAGTTTCAATGGGCTACTACCTCTAACGCCCTCAGCTACGCAAAGGATTGGAACAGCATCGGAACTGGAGAAGAGAAGTTTCAATGGGCTACTACNNNNNNNNNNNNNNNNNNNNNNNNNNNNNNTACCTCTAACGCCCTCAGCTACTCCCCTGGTTTTAAGCTCTTGCTACAGCAGGGATTACCGCCGCAGTTCCGAGCATCAAAGTGTTGGGAAGTAAAAGCAATCATAAATTCCGAAGATTTGCCAAATCAGAAGCAAAAAAGTCTTTTGTTTGCAGCGCGCGAGCATCAAGCGACCGTCCGGAGGCAACGTGTCTGGGGTAAGGCCAGCGTTTACAAACAGTTAAGCGTCGCGCGCAAAAACGCATCCCAAATCGTGTGGGATGCTCGGAAACACAGGCGATTGTCCGAATTCCCGACATTCAGACCTGGTAAAAATCCGGATCAACGGCAAACTGGGTGCCGCGAACGACGACGGACGCATTCAAACACGATTGGCAAAGTTGATACAGGCGGACATCGTCTTCGGTAGCGGTCATTTTGCGGAGCTGTTCGGCCAGCAAATTGGCGCGTTCGGCATCCAGATCGCATTCAAACACGGAACCTTGCACCCGCGTTCCCCAATTTTCCAACTCTTTGGCGAGTTTGGTGCGACGACGATCGTCCGGCACGTCATAAGCCACAATAAATAGCAACCGAAACCTCCTACAGCATATTTCGTTCGTATGACCGGGATGAAACCACAAAAAGCTCAAAAGTCACAAAAAAGATTCTGTGCGTTTTGCGTTTTGTGTAGTTGCATTTTTTCTTACTCAACTGCAAATCGTTGTCAATAATGTGGCGGCATTCTGGTGTCGGGACACTTTTCAAAAATGTCCCGAAGGGACAATTGAAAATAGCCCAGCAATTTATTGCTGGGGAAATGGCGTGGAGACCTGCCAGTCCCGAAGGGACGGCTGAAATCCTTGTCTGATAAGGTTTCAGCCGTCCCTACGGGACTTTGTTTTATGACGTGCCTTTCCCGGCGATGAATCGCCGGGCTACTTTCATCCTGTCCCTGACGGGACGAAGAAACGTGTCCTGACATCAGTTTGTGGAAGCTGCCCGCTTATTACGAACTCAACGTCCCTGACGGGACGAAGAAACGTGTCCTGACATCAGGGCGGTATTATCGAATTTCGATGGGCAGATATTCGGCGATTTCACCGCGCAGCAATTGAACATAATGCCCGATTTGAATATCAATGCACCCGCGCCAGGTGGTGTTGATTCCTGCGCGCGGATGTTGAACCACGGTATTGATGCGCTGTTCGAATTGCGCGATGAACGTGCGCCGCGCCGGGTCGGTCAGAAAACAACCGCGTTTGCCGCCGGAGGTTTCGGAATAATAAAAATCTCCCTGTCCGATGACGCGTTTGTTCAGCACGGCGGTGACCAGCGAATCCACGATGGGCGCGCGTAACTCTTCGATCAAATCGGAACAAAGGGCCGGATGCCCCTGGCGTATGGAATGCAGCGAACCGACGTAAGGCGACAACCCGCGACCGCGCGCAATGGCGTAAATGTTATAAAACAACAGCGTGTACCCGAACGACAGCAGGGCATTCACCGGGTCGAG from Acidobacteriota bacterium carries:
- the cas2 gene encoding CRISPR-associated endonuclease Cas2; translation: MLFIVAYDVPDDRRRTKLAKELENWGTRVQGSVFECDLDAERANLLAEQLRKMTATEDDVRLYQLCQSCLNASVVVRGTQFAVDPDFYQV